The following coding sequences lie in one Deltaproteobacteria bacterium genomic window:
- a CDS encoding protein kinase gives MERAILQTDADRYVIVEYLAEGGMGAIYLGKKVGMGGFEKEVVLKQLLPEFTSQQEFIDLFLREAKLSASLDHANIIHTIDLVAAGSDYFIVMEYVRGGDLRTLLRRIKRRHRQLDAAAAMFIAREVLSALGYAHDKKSSDGQPLKLIHRDVSPSNIMVSGAGEVKLADFGIAKASTHKSVFYRVKGKVGYMSPEQARADRPLDHRSDLYSAAVCLYEMLSGERLFVADLLTTPDQIYGQPVPLLEGETRMPRGIDDVMRRALAVEPDERYQTAAEFQDALVQVAFQNGMLMGAPDLAAHLVETCGNDPSRWNREEDADAEPEGGTQVLTEDSRSLSGVALTSVMTSLAGHAGRAGEDGAPRRERSESAAGRPPGARRDGGGAGWSPHAEGQSQPDFDATDVMDFGEEPPASSGDALPLFPTTSSSGPPRSGADSQEGVSQDWSHEDDTTIAFSTTRQAKALPRKPAASEELVEVSADLGRRTPPASARDAAPFEFEEHTRQLRGGVAAASRTEERPHQPERPPERAAAEVAPLPLTRRAAPRRPAESVELTDAGPAPVRVPRHGGRSRPLLGGLRTALGRPSRGALLAGALLLLALAGSIVVAVGLSGPSLVEPRRTAPDSGTTLAAHAPQRPRADAQAAADRGPDGTRATDLGAPDLRADARPSDSRPRPTASGGLVTVESIPAGADVFLDGIKQCRATCTVEGLDPKRVYLLSVRRPGYVSWSELVDLRGRPQPRRRITLTAEPDARRVGYVVVRSNLPADVYVNGRAIGRVSTEGRIPLRPGQYELTLAHPRRRKRVTFVTVVQRQKTTRTRWIKL, from the coding sequence ATGGAACGCGCCATCCTCCAAACCGACGCGGACCGCTACGTCATCGTCGAGTACCTCGCCGAGGGGGGGATGGGCGCCATCTACCTGGGCAAGAAGGTCGGGATGGGCGGCTTCGAGAAGGAGGTAGTGCTCAAGCAGCTCCTCCCCGAGTTCACCTCGCAGCAGGAGTTCATCGATCTCTTTCTCCGCGAGGCCAAGCTCTCCGCGAGCCTCGACCACGCCAACATCATCCACACCATCGATCTCGTCGCCGCCGGGTCCGACTACTTCATCGTCATGGAGTATGTACGCGGCGGGGACCTGCGAACGCTCCTTCGCCGCATCAAGCGCCGTCACCGGCAGCTCGACGCGGCCGCGGCGATGTTCATCGCCCGGGAAGTGCTGAGCGCCCTCGGCTACGCGCACGACAAGAAGAGCAGCGACGGCCAGCCCCTGAAGCTCATCCACCGCGACGTCTCCCCCTCCAACATCATGGTCTCGGGGGCGGGCGAGGTGAAGCTGGCCGACTTCGGCATCGCCAAGGCCTCGACCCACAAGTCCGTCTTCTATCGGGTGAAGGGGAAAGTCGGGTACATGTCGCCCGAACAGGCGCGCGCCGACCGACCGCTCGACCACCGCAGCGACCTCTACTCAGCCGCGGTCTGCCTCTACGAGATGCTGAGCGGCGAGCGGCTCTTCGTGGCCGACCTGCTCACCACCCCCGATCAGATCTACGGGCAGCCGGTCCCCCTGCTCGAGGGGGAGACGCGCATGCCGCGCGGCATCGACGACGTCATGCGCCGGGCCCTGGCCGTCGAGCCGGACGAGCGCTATCAGACCGCGGCCGAGTTCCAGGATGCCCTCGTGCAGGTCGCGTTTCAGAACGGGATGCTCATGGGAGCGCCCGATCTGGCGGCGCACCTGGTGGAGACCTGCGGGAACGACCCGTCGCGCTGGAACCGCGAGGAGGACGCCGACGCCGAGCCCGAGGGAGGCACGCAAGTGCTGACCGAGGATTCGCGCAGCCTCTCAGGGGTCGCGTTGACCAGCGTGATGACGTCGCTCGCGGGTCACGCAGGCCGGGCCGGGGAGGACGGAGCGCCCCGTCGGGAGCGGTCGGAATCCGCCGCCGGGCGTCCCCCGGGGGCGCGACGGGACGGCGGCGGGGCCGGATGGTCGCCGCATGCCGAGGGCCAGAGTCAGCCGGACTTCGACGCCACGGACGTGATGGACTTCGGAGAGGAGCCGCCGGCCAGCAGCGGCGACGCGCTCCCCCTCTTCCCGACCACCAGCTCCTCGGGCCCGCCCCGCTCGGGGGCCGATTCCCAGGAGGGCGTCTCCCAGGACTGGAGCCACGAGGACGACACGACGATCGCCTTCTCCACCACGCGCCAGGCCAAGGCGCTCCCCCGCAAGCCCGCCGCGTCCGAGGAGCTCGTCGAGGTGTCGGCCGACCTGGGGCGACGCACTCCCCCGGCTAGCGCGCGCGACGCCGCGCCCTTCGAGTTCGAGGAGCACACGCGGCAGCTCCGCGGAGGTGTCGCTGCGGCCTCGCGGACCGAGGAACGACCGCACCAGCCGGAGCGTCCACCCGAACGCGCCGCCGCCGAGGTCGCACCCCTGCCGCTCACGCGACGCGCAGCCCCGCGCAGGCCGGCGGAATCGGTAGAGCTCACCGACGCGGGCCCCGCGCCCGTGCGGGTTCCACGTCACGGTGGCCGGTCGCGCCCGCTCCTCGGAGGCTTGCGCACGGCGCTGGGGCGACCATCGCGCGGAGCTCTCCTGGCCGGCGCGCTCCTCCTCCTCGCCCTGGCCGGTTCGATCGTCGTCGCCGTGGGGTTGAGCGGTCCCTCCCTCGTGGAGCCGCGACGGACCGCACCGGATAGCGGCACCACCCTCGCCGCACACGCGCCCCAGAGGCCGCGGGCAGACGCGCAAGCCGCAGCAGACCGAGGCCCCGACGGAACGCGCGCGACCGACCTCGGGGCGCCCGACCTTCGCGCCGACGCCCGGCCCTCCGACAGCCGCCCCCGACCGACGGCCTCGGGCGGCCTGGTAACCGTCGAATCGATTCCCGCCGGAGCCGACGTCTTCCTCGACGGGATCAAGCAGTGCCGGGCCACCTGCACCGTGGAGGGACTCGATCCGAAGCGCGTCTACCTGCTGAGCGTGCGTCGCCCCGGGTACGTGAGCTGGTCCGAGCTCGTGGACCTGCGGGGCCGTCCGCAACCGAGGCGCCGCATCACGCTCACCGCCGAGCCCGACGCGCGTCGCGTGGGCTACGTCGTGGTGCGATCGAATCTGCCCGCCGACGTGTACGTGAACGGGCGGGCGATCGGGCGGGTGAGCACCGAGGGCCGCATCCCGCTCAGGCCCGGCCAATACGAGCTGACGCTGGCACACCCGCGAAGGCGCAAGCGCGTGACGTTCGTGACCGTCGTGCAGCGACAGAAGACCACCCGCACGCGCTGGATCAAGTTGTAG
- a CDS encoding GNAT family N-acetyltransferase, producing the protein MSLSIRPATVRDAALLVELVRQLAVYEKAPDAVRATPEDFARYGFGTPSFFEALIAEWSGQPVGFALYFFTFSTWTGKPSLYLEDLFVQPEARGRGIGKSLFLRVASEAVARGCERYQWQVLDWNSPAISFYEAMGALPTREWVPYRVEGEALRALAREPNGSASNLREA; encoded by the coding sequence ATGTCGCTCTCGATTCGCCCAGCCACCGTCCGGGACGCCGCGCTCCTCGTGGAGCTCGTGCGCCAGCTCGCGGTCTACGAGAAGGCGCCCGACGCCGTCAGAGCTACGCCCGAGGACTTCGCCCGTTACGGCTTCGGCACCCCGTCCTTCTTCGAGGCCCTGATCGCCGAGTGGAGCGGCCAGCCCGTCGGCTTCGCGCTGTACTTCTTCACCTTCTCGACCTGGACCGGCAAGCCCAGCCTCTACCTCGAGGATCTCTTCGTGCAGCCCGAGGCGCGCGGCCGGGGGATCGGCAAGTCGCTCTTTCTGCGCGTGGCCAGCGAGGCCGTGGCCCGCGGCTGCGAGCGCTACCAGTGGCAGGTGCTCGACTGGAACAGCCCCGCGATCTCCTTTTACGAAGCGATGGGGGCCCTGCCCACGCGCGAATGGGTCCCCTATCGCGTCGAGGGTGAGGCCTTGCGCGCGCTGGCTCGGGAGCCTAACGGGAGCGCCTCGAACCTCCGCGAAGCGTGA
- a CDS encoding carboxypeptidase regulatory-like domain-containing protein, which produces MRRTLSHLAVAWCLAATSLVAVTESHATPIKGLLRLPPRYDVRGTSGAAGYWQFPNDTLDILPPLMDVRRSMVVVLDGAPASGAPSVAPQLVIEDSRVVPSVLPVSPGARVRFVNRDPVTHLLEPVGQSGMAPQRVGPGETIEQTFAAAGAHAVRCSETPHVQATVLVTPHKQVALPDGTGAFRFADVPPGNYTLRVWHQGQWIHAQPFAVKGKTVVAVEVQLPLPRPAGRAAGAPKD; this is translated from the coding sequence GTGCGGCGAACGCTGTCTCATCTCGCTGTCGCCTGGTGTCTGGCTGCGACGTCCCTCGTCGCCGTCACGGAGAGCCACGCGACCCCCATCAAGGGCCTGCTGCGACTCCCTCCGCGCTACGACGTGCGTGGGACCTCCGGAGCGGCCGGGTATTGGCAGTTCCCGAACGACACGCTCGACATCCTGCCGCCGCTGATGGACGTGCGCCGGTCGATGGTCGTGGTTCTCGACGGAGCGCCGGCGAGTGGCGCTCCCTCCGTGGCGCCGCAGCTCGTGATCGAGGACTCCCGCGTGGTGCCGTCGGTGCTGCCCGTCTCGCCGGGCGCGCGCGTCCGGTTCGTGAATCGCGACCCCGTGACCCACCTACTCGAACCCGTCGGACAGAGCGGCATGGCGCCCCAGCGGGTGGGGCCGGGGGAAACGATCGAACAGACCTTCGCCGCTGCGGGCGCGCACGCCGTGCGTTGCTCCGAAACGCCCCACGTCCAGGCAACCGTGCTCGTCACCCCCCACAAACAGGTGGCTCTGCCCGATGGAACCGGGGCCTTCCGCTTCGCCGACGTTCCGCCGGGGAACTACACGCTCCGCGTCTGGCACCAGGGGCAGTGGATCCACGCGCAGCCCTTCGCCGTGAAGGGAAAGACCGTCGTCGCGGTCGAGGTGCAGTTGCCGCTTCCCAGGCCCGCGGGGCGCGCTGCGGGCGCGCCAAAGGACTAG
- a CDS encoding DNA internalization-related competence protein ComEC/Rec2, translating into MRHALPWLSISFGLGILAGAGTALPGTVVTRALVGACVLGLAALAARGRRWVLLLPVAAFLAGHARVSVVIAPRRAPCHVAHHVSREPMQLHAEVADLPVPTHDGTRQRLRALAGVRAGASLPLCGHVELHQGPGAVTLWPGERVVLGARLRPAVGPRNPDLPSPQLRRLSEDVGAVVVARPDETLLAHAVGPSWLRRLRARVATRVNAALPTPSAGRAIVSALVLGAREELSGEQVDRFARAGVVHLLSVSGLHLTFVAGSLFALLLWSLRRLPWLAGRLDVRPVAALGAAAAAILYTALTGAESPTVRACVMSCALFCGVLAGRPGDGWRGLAAAALLLLLLDPVNLFRPSFQLTFAAMTAVALSSPRGDPRPVGLVRRSWRATRALLVGTAAATLLTAPIVAHHFGSTSVVGLLANLLAVPWTTAVVMPLALGGAFLSTTGLPIVATPVLEAAAWSAEQLDRMAHHAAALPGSAIACRPGWPVALGLLAVGLAVLTRRRLRVLMGALGGLLLAAAFAASLAGRSGRTLEATVLDVGQGDSIYLRLPGGEAVLVDGGGVPGSAYDVGARRVVPFLRAQKVQRVSLLVATHPHADHVAGLLAVLDGVPVDELWTCWHDEPSALHEALLERARRRGVPVRRPRLWRRGEVTVRPLWPGGAEGHCADPFASTNDNSIVLRVEHGRASLILAGDVEADSEGALVRRYGDALRATVLKVSHHGSRTSSTDSWLAAISPQLAVVSCGFDNAFGFPHPEVLERYRAARIPLLRTDRLGAVRLRLEASGAASWTAPFSLIP; encoded by the coding sequence GTGCGTCACGCCTTGCCATGGCTATCCATCTCCTTCGGGCTAGGCATCCTCGCGGGAGCAGGCACCGCGCTGCCGGGGACCGTCGTGACCAGAGCGCTGGTCGGTGCGTGCGTGCTGGGCCTGGCCGCCCTCGCCGCGCGGGGGCGACGCTGGGTGCTGCTCCTGCCGGTCGCGGCGTTCCTCGCCGGTCACGCGCGCGTCTCGGTGGTCATCGCGCCTCGCCGTGCCCCGTGCCACGTGGCGCACCACGTCTCCCGCGAACCGATGCAGCTCCATGCGGAGGTCGCGGACCTTCCGGTGCCGACGCACGACGGAACCCGGCAGCGACTTCGCGCCCTGGCCGGCGTTCGCGCGGGCGCCTCCCTTCCGCTCTGCGGGCACGTCGAGCTGCATCAGGGCCCCGGCGCGGTGACGCTCTGGCCCGGCGAGCGCGTCGTCTTGGGGGCACGCCTGCGCCCGGCGGTGGGACCGCGCAACCCGGACCTGCCTAGTCCGCAGCTCCGACGCCTATCGGAAGACGTGGGCGCGGTCGTGGTGGCCCGGCCTGATGAGACGCTCCTCGCGCACGCCGTCGGGCCCTCGTGGCTCAGGCGGCTTCGAGCGCGGGTGGCGACTCGAGTCAACGCGGCTCTCCCGACTCCGTCGGCGGGACGGGCGATCGTCTCCGCGCTCGTTCTGGGTGCGCGGGAGGAACTCAGCGGCGAGCAGGTGGATCGGTTCGCCCGTGCGGGAGTGGTGCACCTGCTATCCGTGAGCGGCCTTCATCTGACCTTCGTGGCGGGCAGTCTCTTCGCGCTGCTCCTCTGGAGCCTGAGGCGGCTGCCCTGGCTCGCTGGCCGCCTCGATGTGCGGCCGGTCGCCGCTCTCGGCGCCGCCGCAGCGGCGATCCTCTACACCGCGCTGACCGGCGCCGAGAGCCCAACCGTCCGGGCCTGCGTGATGTCCTGCGCGCTCTTCTGCGGGGTGCTCGCGGGGCGTCCGGGGGATGGCTGGAGAGGGCTGGCCGCTGCCGCGCTGCTCCTGCTCCTGCTCGATCCGGTGAACCTCTTCCGTCCGAGCTTCCAGCTGACCTTCGCCGCCATGACGGCCGTCGCCCTTTCCTCTCCTCGAGGCGACCCACGACCCGTCGGCCTGGTGCGTCGTTCCTGGCGGGCGACGCGCGCCCTCCTCGTAGGTACGGCTGCGGCCACGCTCCTCACCGCACCGATCGTGGCCCACCACTTCGGCAGCACCTCGGTCGTGGGATTGCTGGCCAATCTGCTCGCAGTCCCCTGGACCACCGCGGTGGTCATGCCCCTGGCCCTCGGAGGCGCCTTCCTCTCCACAACCGGGCTCCCCATCGTCGCCACCCCTGTGCTCGAGGCGGCCGCGTGGAGCGCCGAGCAGCTCGACCGGATGGCCCACCACGCGGCGGCGCTGCCGGGGTCGGCGATCGCCTGTCGCCCGGGCTGGCCGGTCGCCTTGGGTCTCCTCGCGGTCGGACTTGCCGTCCTCACGCGGCGGCGGCTGCGCGTCCTGATGGGAGCGCTCGGAGGCCTCCTTCTCGCGGCGGCGTTCGCGGCTTCGCTCGCCGGCCGTAGCGGTCGCACTCTCGAGGCCACGGTCCTCGACGTGGGGCAGGGGGACAGCATCTACCTCCGCCTCCCCGGAGGAGAGGCGGTGCTCGTGGACGGCGGCGGCGTTCCCGGGAGCGCGTACGACGTCGGCGCCCGCCGCGTCGTACCGTTCCTGCGCGCCCAGAAAGTCCAGCGGGTGTCGCTCCTCGTGGCGACGCATCCGCACGCCGACCACGTCGCGGGGCTACTGGCGGTGCTCGACGGTGTGCCGGTGGACGAACTCTGGACCTGCTGGCACGACGAGCCCAGCGCGCTGCACGAGGCGCTGCTCGAAAGGGCGAGACGTCGCGGTGTCCCCGTGCGTCGCCCGCGCCTCTGGCGTCGTGGGGAGGTGACGGTGCGTCCGCTCTGGCCGGGCGGCGCGGAAGGTCACTGCGCGGACCCTTTCGCCTCCACGAACGACAACAGCATCGTCCTGCGCGTGGAGCACGGTCGGGCGTCCTTGATCCTGGCCGGCGACGTGGAGGCCGATAGCGAAGGGGCTCTCGTCCGACGGTACGGCGACGCGCTGCGGGCGACGGTTCTGAAGGTCTCGCACCACGGCAGCCGGACGAGCTCCACCGACAGCTGGCTGGCGGCGATATCACCGCAGCTGGCCGTCGTGTCGTGCGGTTTCGACAACGCGTTCGGCTTTCCGCACCCGGAGGTGCTCGAGCGGTATCGTGCGGCGCGCATTCCGCTCCTGCGCACCGATCGCCTGG